Within the bacterium genome, the region TGAGGATGAAGCAAGGAGAATTTCTCGAGGAGTGCTAGATGGGAGGGAACTCCTGGAGAGACTGGTCCAAGGCAGATGGTGAAAAGGAATGAAGAAGGTCAGGACACTTTACAGGGTAATTTACGGCGACACCGACGCCATGGGTGTGGTCTATTATGCCAATTACCTACGGTGGTTTGAAAAGGGAAGGAACGAATGGTTGAGATCCATTGGTGTGACTTACAGGGAAATAGAATCCTGGGGAGTGCGCGCCCCAGTGACCCAGGCCTACTGCCATTATTTGAGACCTGCAAGATATGATGACACACTGTGGATCGAGACAGACGTGGAGTATTTGAAAAGGGCCTCCATCAAGTTCGTGTATCGGATCCTCATGGAGGGAGATGAGAGCGAATTGGCAAACGGTTACACGGTGCACGCCTTCGTGGATCCTGAGGGCAGGATTCTCACCACACCCCCTATCTTGAAAGAGCGAATCCAGGACCTGGGTTCAAGTACTTAACAGGAAGGTGCTGCCGGGTGAAAGTTCGTTGGGGGTTCGACATAGACAGTGTGGTGGGGGACCTGTCTGCCATCCTGGAGAGGGTGGCGTGG harbors:
- a CDS encoding thioesterase family protein — encoded protein: MKKVRTLYRVIYGDTDAMGVVYYANYLRWFEKGRNEWLRSIGVTYREIESWGVRAPVTQAYCHYLRPARYDDTLWIETDVEYLKRASIKFVYRILMEGDESELANGYTVHAFVDPEGRILTTPPILKERIQDLGSST